A single Chryseobacterium sp. DNA region contains:
- a CDS encoding glycosyltransferase N-terminal domain-containing protein has protein sequence MAFLYNILVSLLILGMKVFSLINDKTKKGVEGRKQSLNKVKSVFSPTDKVIWMHAASLGEYEQGLPVLEKLKENFPGHKILVTFFSPSGYENIVKKKSIADAICYLPFDKKSTVNEFITQFDAELFFTVKYDYWYNLFAALKSRNTKIYVISALFYERQSFFTSYGKWFVKQLQKNVDWFFHQTQFSLALAKSVGLLKSSVTGDTRFDRVKQLRERNNHVDYIADFIGNNKAIVLGSSWQTEEKIAELISRKNNMVKIIIAPHDLNRVEHLKNMFPDVLLYSEIKNAQPSTASAQLLIIDSIGLLSKLYSYADIAVVGGGFHSAGLHNILEAATFGVPVVFGNHYKKNPEADDLISAGGGKSFEEEYAAAEFVLFLAGEDNKEELEAMSQNARKFVDEKPNSTEMILQKILS, from the coding sequence ATGGCATTTCTGTATAATATATTGGTAAGCCTTCTCATTTTAGGGATGAAAGTTTTTTCGTTAATTAATGATAAAACTAAAAAAGGCGTCGAAGGAAGAAAACAATCTTTAAACAAGGTTAAATCTGTATTTTCCCCAACAGATAAAGTAATTTGGATGCATGCCGCCAGTCTGGGAGAATATGAGCAGGGATTACCCGTACTGGAAAAGCTAAAGGAGAATTTTCCCGGTCATAAAATTTTAGTTACTTTCTTTTCTCCGTCAGGATATGAAAATATTGTAAAAAAGAAATCTATTGCAGATGCGATTTGCTACCTGCCCTTTGATAAAAAAAGTACAGTCAATGAGTTTATCACTCAGTTTGATGCTGAACTGTTTTTTACGGTGAAGTATGATTATTGGTATAATTTGTTTGCAGCGCTCAAAAGCAGAAATACAAAAATCTATGTAATTTCTGCCTTGTTTTATGAGAGGCAGTCTTTTTTTACCTCTTACGGAAAATGGTTTGTAAAACAACTTCAGAAAAATGTAGATTGGTTTTTCCATCAAACTCAGTTTTCTCTGGCTTTAGCTAAAAGCGTAGGTTTGCTGAAGTCTTCTGTAACGGGAGATACAAGATTTGACAGAGTAAAACAGCTCAGAGAAAGAAATAATCATGTTGATTATATTGCTGACTTCATAGGAAATAATAAAGCAATTGTTTTGGGAAGCTCGTGGCAAACGGAAGAGAAAATAGCAGAACTGATCTCCCGTAAAAATAATATGGTAAAGATCATCATCGCTCCTCACGATCTGAACAGAGTAGAACACCTGAAAAATATGTTCCCTGATGTCCTGTTATACAGCGAAATAAAAAATGCTCAGCCTTCAACTGCCAGCGCTCAGCTCCTGATCATAGACAGTATAGGTTTGCTGTCAAAGCTGTATTCATATGCCGATATAGCCGTGGTAGGCGGTGGATTTCATAGTGCCGGGCTTCATAATATTCTGGAGGCCGCAACATTCGGAGTTCCTGTCGTTTTTGGGAATCATTACAAGAAAAATCCTGAGGCAGACGACCTGATCTCCGCAGGAGGAGGAAAATCCTTTGAAGAAGAATATGCCGCTGCAGAATTTGTCTTATTCCTTGCCGGCGAAGATAATAAAGAAGAGCTGGAAGCGATGTCTCAGAATGCACGGAAATTCGTTGATGAAAAACCCAATTCTACAGAGATGATTCTGCAGAAGATTCTATCTTAA
- a CDS encoding lipocalin family protein, translated as MKKLALLFAGLSLFVATGCNDDKDNVMEAPLVGVWQPIKEVVTTVEVGEQPVSNEIVYSTCQKESRWRFNTDVAGKRTDWGDTATPGQCAITSDKNFTYTYDKGGKTVQIKYQGIVEPVTAKVITLNDTTLNLAVREETQDPTIFQTRTYTFKRVVVQQ; from the coding sequence ATGAAGAAATTAGCACTACTATTTGCCGGTTTATCATTATTTGTAGCTACCGGATGTAATGATGATAAGGATAATGTTATGGAGGCACCACTTGTGGGGGTCTGGCAGCCGATAAAAGAAGTGGTTACCACTGTAGAGGTGGGCGAGCAACCCGTTTCCAATGAGATTGTCTACTCAACCTGTCAAAAAGAATCCAGATGGAGGTTTAATACTGACGTTGCCGGAAAAAGAACAGACTGGGGAGATACAGCTACTCCGGGACAGTGTGCAATTACTTCCGACAAAAATTTCACATATACTTACGATAAAGGTGGTAAAACTGTGCAAATAAAATATCAGGGGATTGTAGAACCTGTTACGGCAAAAGTAATTACCCTCAATGATACGACCCTCAACCTTGCGGTAAGGGAAGAAACTCAGGATCCGACTATATTTCAAACAAGAACATATACTTTCAAGAGAGTTGTCGTACAACAATAA
- a CDS encoding acyltransferase, producing MQDITKNNFDFIRVLLAFIVFVGHLGALSQSDSLHFLTYSPVEVAVFSFFIVSGFLIARSYERSSSLKSYTKKRFNRIVPAYLLVVFLCTVLLSLVSTLPLPEYFSNTQVYKYWFWNSLFMNFKAPWLPGVFGNQAVNGALWTLKIEMCFYVAVPFIFLLFGKNNKYRNISLIILYFLSLIFLNYFEMTEKPAISRQLPGSLCYFIGGMLLYFNFDKFIQHKHSLFIIAIITVWIDLIFKIKLFSPVMISIIVLYIAYSFKFLNNFGKYGDFTYGIYIFHFPIIRVFQTLGLFEDYNPYVMSIVCMLVVIVVGISSWHFYEKRFL from the coding sequence ATGCAAGATATAACGAAAAATAATTTTGACTTCATCCGTGTTCTCCTTGCTTTCATTGTCTTCGTAGGACACCTGGGAGCATTAAGTCAATCTGACTCACTTCATTTTTTAACGTACAGCCCGGTAGAAGTCGCCGTTTTTTCGTTTTTCATCGTCAGTGGTTTTCTGATCGCCAGAAGCTACGAAAGGTCTTCCAGCTTAAAAAGCTATACTAAGAAAAGATTCAACAGAATTGTTCCTGCATATTTATTGGTTGTATTTCTTTGTACCGTTTTACTAAGTCTTGTCAGCACCTTACCGCTTCCGGAATATTTCAGCAATACCCAGGTGTACAAATATTGGTTCTGGAATTCACTTTTCATGAATTTTAAAGCTCCCTGGCTACCGGGAGTATTTGGTAATCAAGCCGTAAACGGCGCACTGTGGACTCTTAAAATAGAGATGTGCTTTTATGTTGCTGTCCCCTTCATATTTTTATTGTTCGGAAAAAATAACAAATACAGGAATATCAGTCTGATTATCCTGTACTTTCTTTCACTAATCTTTCTCAATTACTTCGAAATGACGGAGAAACCTGCAATCTCAAGACAATTGCCGGGATCATTATGTTATTTCATTGGCGGGATGCTGCTGTATTTTAATTTTGATAAATTTATTCAGCACAAGCACAGTCTTTTTATAATCGCCATCATCACCGTGTGGATCGATCTTATTTTTAAAATAAAACTGTTCTCGCCTGTCATGATCAGCATCATTGTTCTTTATATCGCTTATTCCTTTAAGTTTCTGAATAATTTCGGAAAATACGGAGATTTCACCTATGGGATCTATATCTTTCATTTTCCTATCATCAGAGTATTTCAGACCCTGGGATTATTTGAGGACTACAACCCTTACGTGATGAGTATTGTCTGCATGCTGGTGGTAATCGTGGTAGGAATTTCTTCCTGGCACTTTTATGAAAAAAGATTTTTATAA
- a CDS encoding cupin domain-containing protein → MIHSKDNLEHYIWGDHCDSWVLKNSQGLSVKQEKMPAGASEKLHFHQIAEQLFYILKGEAVLYINDEKFVVRQGESISIVPGAKHFICNESAEDVEFLVISSPSANNDRIEIKK, encoded by the coding sequence ATGATACACTCTAAAGATAACTTAGAACATTATATCTGGGGAGACCATTGCGATAGCTGGGTTCTAAAGAATTCACAAGGCTTGTCTGTTAAGCAGGAGAAAATGCCTGCGGGAGCCTCTGAAAAACTCCATTTTCATCAAATTGCAGAACAATTATTTTATATCCTGAAAGGTGAAGCAGTACTGTATATCAATGATGAAAAATTTGTGGTGAGACAGGGAGAATCTATTTCAATTGTACCGGGGGCAAAGCATTTTATTTGTAATGAATCTGCAGAAGACGTAGAGTTTTTAGTGATATCAAGTCCATCTGCAAACAACGATAGAATTGAAATTAAAAAATAA
- a CDS encoding deoxyuridine 5'-triphosphate nucleotidohydrolase produces the protein MEYSKEFKAALSAFSGTDKDKLIFRLLKKDKLLSKKLYFELIDPETTDDKRNAMEQNVEEKVLLASKYIGNAKYFLSIIRKISAEITEHIKITTDKFGEVSLHLLLVSSILDHNSDLSRQRFDNVYKLYIYLINKVFKALILTKKLDEDYWMEIDEYLRDIRNKIPENHYLLKLCINNGLDLNWLECERIPENIEQLMKEIKAQGFLR, from the coding sequence ATGGAGTATTCAAAAGAGTTTAAAGCAGCACTAAGTGCCTTTTCCGGTACAGATAAAGACAAACTGATTTTCAGGCTCCTGAAAAAGGATAAATTATTGTCCAAAAAATTATATTTTGAACTTATTGATCCGGAAACTACGGATGATAAAAGAAATGCAATGGAACAAAATGTTGAAGAGAAAGTTCTTCTTGCTTCAAAATATATTGGAAACGCAAAATATTTCCTGAGCATTATCCGAAAAATAAGTGCGGAAATTACAGAGCATATCAAGATCACAACGGATAAATTCGGAGAAGTGTCTCTTCATCTCCTGCTGGTCAGTTCCATTTTAGATCATAACAGTGACCTCAGCAGACAAAGGTTCGACAATGTTTACAAACTCTATATTTATCTGATCAACAAGGTATTCAAAGCTTTGATTTTAACAAAAAAACTGGACGAGGACTACTGGATGGAGATTGATGAATATCTGCGGGATATCCGGAACAAAATACCTGAAAACCATTATCTGCTAAAACTCTGCATCAATAATGGACTTGATCTCAACTGGCTTGAATGTGAAAGAATCCCGGAAAATATAGAACAATTAATGAAAGAGATCAAAGCTCAGGGGTTTTTAAGATAG
- a CDS encoding DUF1648 domain-containing protein, translating to MENVLLTIFDVFNFGWVVFLWWFTMKNYNDLPQRMPIHFDLNGKADRYGHKIYAFLMPFLCIIMYALFLLITKHPEDSNFPVELTEQNKEAQFLIMKIVLRVLFMLIMIVFLNTQDYMFRYSFDENVKPRISMMLTILTIIGFVPLILIITHIFK from the coding sequence ATGGAAAATGTTTTACTTACAATTTTTGACGTTTTTAATTTTGGATGGGTTGTTTTTTTGTGGTGGTTTACCATGAAGAATTATAATGATTTGCCTCAAAGAATGCCTATACACTTTGATTTGAACGGAAAGGCAGATCGATATGGACATAAGATCTATGCTTTTTTGATGCCCTTTTTATGTATCATAATGTATGCATTGTTTCTGTTGATAACAAAACATCCGGAAGATTCTAATTTCCCGGTTGAACTGACGGAACAAAATAAAGAGGCTCAGTTCTTAATTATGAAAATTGTTCTGAGGGTTTTGTTTATGCTCATCATGATTGTTTTTTTGAATACACAGGATTATATGTTCAGGTATTCCTTTGATGAAAATGTAAAACCGCGGATTTCAATGATGCTTACAATTTTAACTATTATTGGATTTGTACCTCTAATCCTTATCATTACTCATATTTTTAAATGA
- a CDS encoding C40 family peptidase has product MNKGICIVTVAPVRAENSDKAEIVTEILFGESADILEVNKNWTKIKMHYDGYEGWMDTKQIRPVTDEELAHRKVTVVTEDFSSVLMNDGKTLLSIGSEVEFPVVASKRSHDIRESIALTAKEFLNVPYLWGGKSFFAVDCSGLTQLVYKVHDIKLPRDASQQAEVGEPLTFVEETQPGDLAFFENAEGKIIHVGIMLENQKIIHASGKVRIDTLDSTGIFNKEMNKHTHKLRVIKSVL; this is encoded by the coding sequence ATGAATAAAGGAATTTGTATTGTTACAGTAGCACCGGTCCGGGCAGAAAATTCTGATAAAGCAGAAATTGTTACGGAAATTTTGTTTGGGGAAAGTGCTGATATTTTAGAGGTGAATAAAAACTGGACTAAAATCAAAATGCATTATGACGGCTATGAGGGATGGATGGATACGAAACAGATCAGGCCTGTAACAGACGAAGAATTGGCCCATAGAAAAGTTACAGTGGTTACCGAGGATTTTTCCTCCGTATTAATGAATGATGGTAAGACTTTACTGTCTATCGGATCGGAGGTGGAATTTCCTGTGGTCGCTTCAAAAAGGAGCCATGATATCCGTGAGAGTATTGCGCTTACGGCAAAAGAATTCCTTAATGTACCTTATTTATGGGGTGGTAAAAGTTTTTTTGCCGTAGATTGCTCAGGCCTGACCCAATTAGTCTATAAAGTTCATGATATTAAATTACCCAGAGATGCTTCTCAGCAGGCAGAAGTGGGAGAACCTCTTACTTTTGTGGAAGAAACACAGCCCGGGGATCTGGCTTTCTTTGAAAATGCAGAGGGAAAAATTATTCACGTAGGGATTATGCTGGAGAATCAAAAAATTATCCATGCATCAGGGAAAGTGAGAATTGATACCCTGGATTCAACCGGGATTTTTAATAAAGAAATGAATAAACATACCCATAAATTAAGAGTCATTAAAAGCGTTCTGTAA
- a CDS encoding O-methyltransferase, with protein MSFFEEKNPEMDRYLEAHASTESEILKKLRRETYQKTTQPHMISGYQQGRLLTMISQMLQPKNVLEIGTFTGYATLCLATGLAKDGKITTLDVNEDLAYLPKKYFEASEYADQIDFRLQDAKEFLKETDEVFDLIFVDADKENYAEYFRLIKPKTKSGSVIMFDNVLWYGKVLEENPKLKSTQSIKELNDLAAKDEDFENLILPLRDGVNFLRRK; from the coding sequence ATGAGTTTTTTTGAAGAAAAGAATCCTGAGATGGACAGGTATTTGGAAGCACACGCTTCTACAGAATCCGAAATTCTGAAAAAACTGAGAAGAGAAACCTATCAGAAAACGACTCAGCCACATATGATTTCAGGCTACCAGCAAGGGAGGCTTTTAACGATGATCTCCCAAATGCTGCAACCCAAAAATGTGTTAGAAATAGGCACCTTTACAGGGTATGCGACACTATGCCTGGCGACAGGTCTGGCTAAGGATGGAAAAATTACAACCCTTGATGTGAATGAAGACCTTGCCTATCTTCCAAAGAAATATTTTGAAGCCAGCGAATATGCAGATCAGATTGATTTCAGACTTCAGGATGCTAAAGAATTTTTAAAAGAAACAGATGAGGTTTTTGATTTGATTTTTGTGGATGCTGACAAAGAAAATTATGCTGAGTACTTCAGATTAATTAAGCCTAAAACAAAGTCAGGATCTGTGATCATGTTTGACAATGTGCTGTGGTATGGAAAGGTGTTGGAAGAGAATCCCAAATTGAAATCCACACAGTCTATTAAAGAATTAAACGATTTAGCCGCAAAAGATGAAGATTTTGAAAATCTTATTTTACCTTTGCGGGATGGGGTAAATTTCCTTCGCAGGAAATAA